The Pseudomonas multiresinivorans DNA window AATCTCCGGACCCAGGCTGCTGGCCAGGGCGTGGGTCAGCGACAGCAACCCGCCCTTGCTCGCCGCATAGGCCTCGGAATTCGGCTCGGACTGGTGCGCGCGGGTGGAAGCGATGTTAACGATGACACCGCTGTGCCCACGCAGATAGGGCGCACAGTGCTTGGCCAGCAGCATCGGCCCCGTGAGATTCACCGCCAGCGTGCGGTTCCACTCGTTCAGGCCCAGGCTTTCGAGCGCCGTATTATGTGGCCGCGCGATAGCGGCATTGCTCACCAGCGCGTCGAGACGACCGAACTGGCCGATCAACTCGGCCACCGCTGCTGCAACCTGCCCTTCATTGGCCACGTCCAGGGCGATGAAGCTGGCGCGCTCGCCGAGCGCTGCGGCCACTTTCGGCCCGCGCTCACGATCGATATCCGCCAGCACCACCTGCCAGCCCTCGGCGACCAGCCAGGCGGCGATGCCCAGGCCGATGCCGTGCGCCGCCCCGGTGACCAGGACGACACGCCCGTTGCCGAGGATGTCAGCCATGCTCACAGTGCCGCCAGGCCTCGCGCCAGATCGGCCTTGATGTCGTCGACATCCTCCAGGCCAACGGCAACGCGGATCAGGTTGTCGCGGATGCCGGCGTTCTCGCGCTCGGCCGGCGAAAGGCGACCGTGGGAGGTGGTAGCCGGGTGGGCGATGGTGGTCTTGGTGTCGCCCAGGTTGGTGGTGATGGAGATCATTCGGGTAGCGTCGATGCAGCGCCACGCCGCGTCCTTGCCACCTTTCACCTCGAAGCTCACCACCGCGCCGAAGCCCTTCTGCTGACGCTTGGCCAGCTCATGCTGCGGATGACTGGGCAGGCCGGAGTAGTAGACGCGCTCGACGCCCGGCTGTTGCTCCAGCCATTCGGCGACTTGCTGGGCCGAGGCACTGTGGGCCTGCATGCGCACACGCAGTGTTTCCAGGCCCTTGATGAAGATCCAGGCGTTGAACGGGCTGAGGGTCGGGCCGGCGGTGCGCAGGAAACCGACGACGGGCTCCATCTGCGCGCGGCGACCAGCCACCACGCCGCCCATGGTGCGGCCCTGGCCGTCGATGTACTTGGTCGCCGAATGGATCACCACATCCGCGCCCAGCTTCAGCGGCTGCTGCAGCGCCGGGGTGCAGAAGCAGTTGTCCACCGCCAGCAGCGCGCCCTTGGCATGGGCGATCTCGGCCAGCGCCGCGATGTCCACCAGCTCGGCCAGCGGATTGGACGGAGATTCGACGAAGAACAGCTTGGTGTTCGGCTTGCAGGCCGCTTCCCAGGCTTTCAGATCGCTCAGCGGCGGGTAGTCGACCTCGATGCCGAAGCGCTTGAAGTACTTCTCGAACAGGCTGATGGTCGAACCGAACACGCTGCGCGAGACCAGCACGTGGTCGCCGGCGCTGCACAGGCTCATCACCAGGGAAAGGATGGCCGACATCCCAGTTGACGTGGCCACCGCCTGCTCGGCGCCTTCCAGCGCGGCAATGCGCTCCTCGAAGGTACGCACCGTCGGGTTGGTGTAGCGCGAATAGACGTTGCCGGGTACTTCGCCGGCAAAACGCGCCGCCGCATCGGCGGCGCTGCGAAACACGTAGCTGGAGGTGGTGAACAGGCCTTCGCCATGCTCGCCTTCCGGGGTGCGACGTTGGCCAGCACGTACCGCCAGAGTGTCGAAACCGACGCCCTCGAGATCGCTGTCCAGCCGGCCGGCTTCCCAATCCTGAGCCATGCCTGCTCTCCTTAGTCGTTATAGAGATCGATGATGGCGCTGACGGCCGCGACCTTGGTCTTGGTCACGTCGTTGCGCGCCTGCTCGATCTTGTTCAGATAGGCTTCGTCGACGTCGCCAGTGACGTATTCACCGTTGAACACGGCGCAGTCGAAGTGCTCGATCTTGATCTTGCCGCCCTCGGTCGACTCGATCAGGTCCGGCAGGTCCTGATACACCAGCCAATCGGCGCCGATCAGCTCGCCGACTTCCTCGGTGCTGCGGTTGTGCGCGATCAGTTCGTGAGCGCTCGGCATGTCGATGCCGTAGACGTTGGGGTAGCGTACGGCGGGAGCGGCGGAGCAGAAGTAGACGTTCTTCGCGCCGGCCTCGCGGGCCATCTGGATGATCTGCTTGCAGGTGGTGCCGCGCACGATGGAGTCGTCCACCAGCATCACGTTCTTGCCGCGGAATTCCAGCTCGATGGCGTTGAGCTTCTGGCGTACCGATTTCTTGCGCGCGGCCTGGCCGGGCATGATGAAGGTACGGCCGATGTAGCGGTTCTTCACGAAGCCTTCGCGGAACTTCACGCCCAGGCGGTTGGCCAACTCCAGCGCGGCGGTGCGGCTGGTGTCCGGGATCGGGATGACCACGTCGATATCGTGGTCCGGACGCTCGCGGAGGATCTTGTCGGCCAGCTTCTCGCCCATGCGCAGGCGCGCCTTGTAGACCGAGATGCCGTCGATGATGGAGTCCGGACGCGCCAGGTAGACGTGCTCGAAGATGCACGGCGAGTACTGCGGGTTGGCCGCGCACTGGCGGGTATAGAGCTTGCCTTCCTCGGTGATGTACACCGCTTCGCCCGGCGCGAGATCGCGGATCAGGGTGAAGCCGAGGACATCCAGCGCCACGCTTTCCGACGCAATCATGTATTCCACGCCGTTTTCGGTGTGGCGCTGGCCGAAGACGATCGGGCGGATGGCATGGGGATCGCGGAAACCGACGATGCCGTGGCCGGTAATCATCGCCACTACGGCATAGCCGCCGACACAACGGGCATGCACGCCGGCAACGGCAGCGAAGACGTCTTCCTCGGTTGGCTGCAGCTTGTTGCGTACCGCCAGCTCATGGGCGAACACGTTGAGCAGCACTTCCGAGTCGGAGTTGGTGTTCACGTGGCGCAGGTCGGATTCGTAGATTTCCTTGGCCAACTGCTCGACGTTGGTCAGGTTGCCGTTGTGCGCCAGGGTGATGCCGTACGGCGAGTTGACGTAGAACGGCTGGGCCTCGGCGGAACTGGAGCTCCCCGCGGTGGGGTAGCGCACGTGGCCGATGCCGATCTTGCCGACCAGGCGCTGCATGTGGCGCTGCTGGAAGACGTCACGGACCAGGCCGTTGTCCTTGCGCAGGTACAGACGGTCGTCCTGACAGGTGACGATCCCCGCAGCGTCCTGGCCACGATGCTGGAGAACGGTGAGGGCGTCATACAGCGCCTGATTGACGTTCGACTTGCCCACGATACCGACGATGCCACACATGCGACGCAACCCCTAGTTGGTGTTCAGGCTAAAACAATTCCGTATTCGGCAGTATCCACCGGACCTGCCATGGCGGCGACGGCTACCCGTCGCCTCTGCCCGCCCGTCATTGGGCCGGCAGCAAAGACCCCACTCCGGACGGCGGAGTGATGGTCACGCCGGACATCCACTGCCCGGCGAAAGTCAGGATGAAGTTCTTCGACCAGTCGGCGACCATCAGGAAATGCGGCATCAGCACCGATTGCTGCCACCACGGGTCCTGTTGCACCGGCGCAAGACTCAGCAGGCCGACGACCAGAACAACCAGCAGGACGCCACGGGCGCCACCGAAGACCATGCCCAGCACACGGTCGGTGCCGGACATGCCGGTCACCCGCACCAGCTCGCTGATGAGAAAATTGACGAGTGCGCCCAGCAACAGCGTGACGACGAAAAGAAGAGCGCAAGCAGCGATGACGCGCCCCGAGGGCAGCTGAATATAGGGTGCGAGATGCTCGGCCAGCGCGCCGCCGAACATCCAGGCGACCGCACCGGCTACGATCCAGGTGACCAGCGACAGGGCTTCCTTGACGAAACCACGGCTCAAGCTGATCAGGCTGGAAATGACGATGATGCCGATCATCGTCCAATCGACCCAGGTAAATGCCACGTTGCGGCCCAGAAACGGAAAGGCCCCGCATTTTAGCAGAGGCCTTCGATTTAGAAGAGCCCCAGTTTGCCATGGGGCTGATTGAGAGAAGCTAACGAACCAACTCAGCCACGCTCAGGCTGGAAACGCACCACGAAGCCATTGAGCTTCTGCTGCTTGCCGAGCTGATCGCGCAGGCGGTCCGCCTCGGCACGCTCGACCACGGGACCGACGAACACCCGGTTCATACCATCGAAGCTGCGCACGTAGGCGTTATAGCCCTGGCTGCGCAGGGACTTCTGCAGTTCGTCGGCGCGGGCGCGGTTAGACAGGCTGGCCAGCTGTACCGACCAGCTCACCGGCAGGTTGTTGCTGTCCAGGCGCTGGGCCGGCTGTTGCGCCGGCGCGGCCGGAGTGGCACTGGCCTGGGCAGGCTGCTGAGCGGGCGCAGCAGGTTTGGGCGCAACTGGCTGCGGAGCCGGAGCCTTCGGCTGAGCGGGCTGGGACTGCTGGACTGGCAAGCTGGCTATTGGTGCGGAAGGCGCCGGCGCAGCAGCCGTCTCGGCAGGCGGAACACCATTGTCGGCGTCTTCGGCCTGCGGCTCGGGAACCTCGGTGGGCTGCACCTCGACCGTCGGCATGGCCGGCGGCTTGGGCATTACCGGCGCCTCGACCACGACCTGGCGTACTTCATCCTCGCGGGAGAACAGCATCGGCAGGAAGATCACCGCCAGCGCCAGCAGCACCAGCGCTCCGACTACCCGCTGCTTGAGCCCCTTATCGAGCAACGCCATGCAACAACTCCCCTTTGGTCTCTTATTGAGCAGCCTTGGCGAGCCACTCCAGGGCATCCGCCACGCTGTAGAACGAACCAAACACCAGAATCTCGTCATCGGTGCTTGCTGCATCGCACTGCGCTACCAGCGCCGCGGCGATATCGCCATGGCAACTGACCTGCGCCCCGCGCCCCTGCAGTGCTGCCTCCAGCTCCTGCGCCGGACGGCTGCGACCGGTGGGCAACGGTGCGACGGCCCAATCCTGCACCAAGCCGAGCACGGGTTCCAGTACGCCGTCGAGATCCTTGTCCGCCAGCAGGCCGAATACCGCGTGGCGCACGCCCTTGGGCGGCGCCGCACGCAGGCGGCTGGCCAGGTATTGCGAGGCGTGCGGATTATGCCCGACGTCGAGCAACAAGTGGCGCTCTTCGCCATGCCATTGCACGGTGCGCCGATCCAGGCGCCCGGTGACCCGGGTACGCAGCAGCGCGGCGGCCAGGGAGTCGGGCTGCCACGGCAGGTCCAGCAAGGCATAGACCTGCAGGGCCAGCGCCGCGTTCTCCATCGGCAGGTCGAGCTGCGGCAGGTTGTGCAGGCTCAGCGCTTCACCCGAAGCGGAGCGGCCACGCCAGTGCCAATCGCCCTCACCCATCGCCAGGTCGAAATCGCGACCACGAAGGACCAGCGGCGAGCCCAGCTGGCGAGCCTGCTCCAGGATCGGTGCCGGTGGCTCCAGGTCGCCACACACGGCGGGCTTGCCGGCGCGGAAGATGCCGGCCTTCTCGAAGGCCACGCTTTCGCGGGTGTCGCCCAGCCAGTCGGCATGGTCGATGCCGATGCTGGTGACCACGGCGACGTCGGAATCGATCAGGTTGACCGCATCCAGGCGGCCGCCCAGGCCAACTTCCAGGACCACGGCATCGAGGTTGGCGCGCTCGAACAGCCAGAAGGCCGCGAGAGTGCCCATCTCGAAGTAGGTCAGGGAGATTTCACCGCGCGCCGCCTCGACGGCGGCGAAGGCTTCGCACAGCG harbors:
- a CDS encoding SDR family oxidoreductase, yielding MADILGNGRVVLVTGAAHGIGLGIAAWLVAEGWQVVLADIDRERGPKVAAALGERASFIALDVANEGQVAAAVAELIGQFGRLDALVSNAAIARPHNTALESLGLNEWNRTLAVNLTGPMLLAKHCAPYLRGHSGVIVNIASTRAHQSEPNSEAYAASKGGLLSLTHALASSLGPEIRVNAISPGWIDARDLREREAEPLTELDHDQHLVGRVGTVEDIAAAVSWLVNGDAGFVTGQELVIDGGMTRKMIYLD
- a CDS encoding O-succinylhomoserine sulfhydrylase, translated to MAQDWEAGRLDSDLEGVGFDTLAVRAGQRRTPEGEHGEGLFTTSSYVFRSAADAAARFAGEVPGNVYSRYTNPTVRTFEERIAALEGAEQAVATSTGMSAILSLVMSLCSAGDHVLVSRSVFGSTISLFEKYFKRFGIEVDYPPLSDLKAWEAACKPNTKLFFVESPSNPLAELVDIAALAEIAHAKGALLAVDNCFCTPALQQPLKLGADVVIHSATKYIDGQGRTMGGVVAGRRAQMEPVVGFLRTAGPTLSPFNAWIFIKGLETLRVRMQAHSASAQQVAEWLEQQPGVERVYYSGLPSHPQHELAKRQQKGFGAVVSFEVKGGKDAAWRCIDATRMISITTNLGDTKTTIAHPATTSHGRLSPAERENAGIRDNLIRVAVGLEDVDDIKADLARGLAAL
- the purF gene encoding amidophosphoribosyltransferase codes for the protein MCGIVGIVGKSNVNQALYDALTVLQHRGQDAAGIVTCQDDRLYLRKDNGLVRDVFQQRHMQRLVGKIGIGHVRYPTAGSSSSAEAQPFYVNSPYGITLAHNGNLTNVEQLAKEIYESDLRHVNTNSDSEVLLNVFAHELAVRNKLQPTEEDVFAAVAGVHARCVGGYAVVAMITGHGIVGFRDPHAIRPIVFGQRHTENGVEYMIASESVALDVLGFTLIRDLAPGEAVYITEEGKLYTRQCAANPQYSPCIFEHVYLARPDSIIDGISVYKARLRMGEKLADKILRERPDHDIDVVIPIPDTSRTAALELANRLGVKFREGFVKNRYIGRTFIMPGQAARKKSVRQKLNAIELEFRGKNVMLVDDSIVRGTTCKQIIQMAREAGAKNVYFCSAAPAVRYPNVYGIDMPSAHELIAHNRSTEEVGELIGADWLVYQDLPDLIESTEGGKIKIEHFDCAVFNGEYVTGDVDEAYLNKIEQARNDVTKTKVAAVSAIIDLYND
- a CDS encoding CvpA family protein; this translates as MAFTWVDWTMIGIIVISSLISLSRGFVKEALSLVTWIVAGAVAWMFGGALAEHLAPYIQLPSGRVIAACALLFVVTLLLGALVNFLISELVRVTGMSGTDRVLGMVFGGARGVLLVVLVVGLLSLAPVQQDPWWQQSVLMPHFLMVADWSKNFILTFAGQWMSGVTITPPSGVGSLLPAQ
- a CDS encoding SPOR domain-containing protein; this encodes MALLDKGLKQRVVGALVLLALAVIFLPMLFSREDEVRQVVVEAPVMPKPPAMPTVEVQPTEVPEPQAEDADNGVPPAETAAAPAPSAPIASLPVQQSQPAQPKAPAPQPVAPKPAAPAQQPAQASATPAAPAQQPAQRLDSNNLPVSWSVQLASLSNRARADELQKSLRSQGYNAYVRSFDGMNRVFVGPVVERAEADRLRDQLGKQQKLNGFVVRFQPERG
- the folC gene encoding bifunctional tetrahydrofolate synthase/dihydrofolate synthase; protein product: MTQRTLADWLSYLEQLHPTAIDMGLDRSREVAGRLGLGRPAPRVVTVTGTNGKGSTCAFLAAMLGEQGQRVGVYSSPHLLRYNERVLIDGAEASDEALCEAFAAVEAARGEISLTYFEMGTLAAFWLFERANLDAVVLEVGLGGRLDAVNLIDSDVAVVTSIGIDHADWLGDTRESVAFEKAGIFRAGKPAVCGDLEPPAPILEQARQLGSPLVLRGRDFDLAMGEGDWHWRGRSASGEALSLHNLPQLDLPMENAALALQVYALLDLPWQPDSLAAALLRTRVTGRLDRRTVQWHGEERHLLLDVGHNPHASQYLASRLRAAPPKGVRHAVFGLLADKDLDGVLEPVLGLVQDWAVAPLPTGRSRPAQELEAALQGRGAQVSCHGDIAAALVAQCDAASTDDEILVFGSFYSVADALEWLAKAAQ